atatACATGGTGACTTTGtaggaaatgaaagaagtttaatccgaaatgttttggtaatattaacctgataagaaaaatgagaacaattattttctatgAAGAGCGTGTAAGTTATTATtgtgaatagtataaaatactatgcatgaaaagtTGTTCTCCTATTCAAATattcatagaatgaaatgaaatgatttacatgcatccttattaaattctcatatatcttacctttactgagctgtgtagctcaccccttccactctttcagttagcaggttttattttggagcagagAGAGCCTTAGTTGAGTTTTGGAAGGAgctggttttagttttatatgtatagatccTAAATTAGCAATATGATTTTTAGATTTGTAAGAGGGAAGCTTTTGTAaaagttttggaaaaagttaggttggttcttgttaatatcaagtttaggtttgatattagcatgccggtcatggtcacaaatccAAGTatcgggtttggggcgtgacaaaACCTCTAATATGTGTTGCATTAATATTATGTGTTTGTCCGTGTTGTTTCactattatgtttttttttttttttcaattataattctttttaaaatttaatatgattCAGTACTATTGAAGTGACAAATGCTTTTGAAGATAGTGGATGGGAAACCATAGATCATGTGCATGTCAAAAGATTGATGATTTAGCATTCAAACCCAGAAACCATTTCTAAGGCATGAATTTGGCTTCAAGCTAAACAAATCTGACAGATAGTCTGGCCaagaacttttttattattgaaggGTAAGGtgatcttttttgtttttggtggatTATATATCTGACAAACACATGAAAAACTTTGAATTCCTGCTGATTTTGATTGAATGAATGGCTACTGACTACATCATTCATCTGAAACTGATCTAGAGTAAGATAAGCACCCTACATGATGTATGAAAGATGAGAGACAAAGAAGAGTAAAATGTAATTATAGTTCGACCATACAcgttgaaagaaaaaaaaaagggaaatttcaATTACAACTGTACATGATTACCTTTCAAAATTGTGAATGACATTAATGCTTTCTCTGTACGATGCTATTAGCAGTACATTAATGATATTGTCAAGATCATCAAGTgaatttacaaatttgatttttctgtgtTCTTTTTTCAGCTATACTTGCCTGGAATCAGTCTACAGGATTTGTATATGCTTACTATGTGCTTTGTATAATATCTTTTATTCTAAGTCAAGGGAGTATTTTTTGCATTGCTATTGCTTATATGGTAAGAGTTATTCCTTAGTGATTGATAATCATGAATAGGGAATATTGGGGGGTCTCATTTTCCCATCTTTTGCAGGCGGATGTTGTTGAAGAGAATAAGAGGGCAGCAGCTTTTAGTTGGATAACAGGCCTTTGTGCTGCTTCGCATGTCTTGGGAAATCTTCTGGcactttttctccaaaaaaagtACGTTTTTCTTGTATGTTGCTGCTTTAGATTCAGCATTAGCCAGATGGCCTTAATTCTGTCAATTTTTCCTCTTGTCAATTCATTTTACCATTTCAGCCTTTTGTTTTAGGTTTCAATAGCTCTCTTGATCTTTTGTCCAGTTTATATGCAACTCTTTCTGGTTGAGACGGTTAAGCTGGCTCCAAAGAGGGACCAAGATTCAGCTTGCTTGACTACGCCAATTAAAATTATCCAGAAACGATACAAATCAATGAAAGATGCTGCTACAATAGTTATGAGTAGGTAATTTTGTCTATAATCGAGACAGCTTAAAATATTCTCATCTTGCATTACGTAAATACCATATCTAAAATCTCTTAGGCAGTCTTTGCAACCAAACCTTTTTAGTTGCAAAACATTATAAATTTTCTCTGTCTGGCTACAAGCGCTTCGTTTTTCTTTTACAGTCCAACATTAAGGGGCATATCTCtggtttctttcttctttgagtTGGGAAAGTTTGGCATCAACTTTGTCTTAATGGTATGTTTCTTATTAGTTTGTCATTTTAACAAGCAAATAGATGGTTGCATGCTGCAATTTCCTCTTGGTACCATCATAAAACATCagatatttcaaaaatatatatatatatatataatttttttttttttactttttgacaGACAACATATTCATTCAGCCATTCCAGAGTAGTTTCAGTCAGAATCTTTAAagcaattattttgaaaaaaaacctTGTATGCAACAGAAAGGTTCTGTGAGGCTTATTGTTGCCACCAATCTAAATTTGGCCAAAATCCGATTGTCATTATAAATCAGTAATTGGCACATTGTGTGATTTGGGTTGAAAAGCGGAggagaaatcaaagaaaagggagaaagggGAAATGCCCTGTAAATGTACCTTGTAGGAGTAGGATTTGTTTGCAATGTGCTTACTccaaaaatagacaaaaataattttgattataatATAAAACTAAAGATGTCCAGTTTTAAAGGAAATATTTCATAGAACTTATAGAAATAGAATGTGGAAGGACTAGGAGAAAGAGAAATTGGTAGACTTAAGACATGAAGCAGGAGACACTGGAGAGCTTTATTCAGGGGAGTTTGAATTAGAGGAGTCATGACTTGGTTGCTTAACAGTTGTCACAAGCATATGTCTTGAACCCACCAAAGTAATTTGAGAACTTTTGCGCTGAAACCTgtgcagaaaaagaaaagttttgaagCTTCAGACTTGTTAGGGACTACAAAGCCAATGGCTTTCTTATTAATCAATAGTTTAGGATAAGATAGTGCTAGATTTATCTGCTCATAAGATAATTGTAATTTAACCAATCCATGACGTTGAGTAATGATAGTTCGTGAaacaatgttttctttttgattCAATGACATGATGGTTATGCTACTACCTGTGCAGTACTATCTGAAGGCAGCTTTTGGTTTTGACAAAAATGAGTTCTCAGAAATTCTGATGCTTATGGGATTCGGTTCAATTATTTCACAGGTGAAGTGTATTATAGAGCAAAAGTTTCCTTTTATTTACTTAAGAGATTGATATTCCCTTATACTAAAGATGTGAATTATTCTTTAGCCATCAGTCAAGGTAGCATATTAATATCTGCTAGCATGTTATTTTGTTATCTGCTTGGCATATGCCAGAGTTTTTCTCTAAATCCTCTGCTTGGTTGCTTTGAAGTTATCAAAATAAGAATTCTTCCAGTTGGTGTTGTAATGGTTGTTAATTTGTCTTCTGGATAGAAAACAATGCTAAGGCATCGTGGttataaaaatgaaacaatTCTTAGGGTTGTTATTCTGTTTTATTGTTTTCCCTCTTAATGagcacaatatttttcatatttgaaaatttttataattaagaaGTTTATTTTATGAGTTCTGGAATTGAGAGTACTGTGCCTCTTAATACTCGATTCCAAATAGCTTATAATCCTTTCAAAGTCTTTGAAAATAAGAGCACTGTCATACTACTGGCATACATGAATTCTCTTTTGTCCAAAATATTCCGTATGATGTTCATGTTAAGCATGTTGTTTTCctttatgaaaaatttaaaatcctCAAGAAATGCTCTTCCTGTAATATGTTCGGTTTTGTGGTTTGCTTCCAGATGTTGGTGCTTCCACTAATAAATCCATTGGTTGGAGAGAAGGTGATATTGTGCATAGGAATGCTTGCATCAATAGCTTATGTAAGTCGCTAATAGTTTTTACCTTTAATACCCCCAGCACAAattacaaaagagaagaaaaactaATGGTTCTTTTTGCTGTGCAGGCATTATTCAATGGCCTTGCATGGGCACCATGGGTATGTACACACTTGATGAATGTTTTATTTAACtctattctaatttctaaaggAAAAATTTCTGACACACAAACACTTGAGCAGaatcttttctttatttgatttttctttaggctattttgaattttatagttTCTATTCCTCCTTTTGGAGTTATAAAATCAATCATGTGTTAATCAAGACTTTGtgaaagtaaaaactaaaattttcctaaatcttttttattattttcaactgTGGATACATTTCTCTGTCAGTAACAATGTAACATTACCACAATGCAAGTACCATTCATGGGTGCCACATTTAAAGTGGTAGTTGTCCTTGTAAGACCTGCTGTAAGTATTGGAATCATCAattctttcataaaataatattcaatGTGGTTATTTAGTTCACCTTTTAATTCAAATGATCTTTCAATTTTTCCTGTCAAATTACATGCAGACTTATGCCATTATTTCAAGAGCATCGAGCTCAAACGATCAGGTTTGGAAAATGCCTATGATCCCATTACCTACAGTATTGCATTCCATAGTTCTTGATATTCTTTCTGGAAAATTATGATttccaccaccaaaaaaaaaaaaaaaaaacttctaatcTTACTTCCAATATAAAGAAAGACCTAGTTTCTGTATTCTCGATATTGTCATACGTAGAGTGAGGCTGCTTAATTAGATAACGTTGTTTGAGGAAAGTTAATGCTATCATCTCATATATCACACTACTCATCTAGACCTGGATGTTTTCTACTTTGTTAGATTGAACTTTGAACTCAGTTGGGAGAAATCAGGTAGATTCATCAACATGTGTTCAGTATGAATCAGATCAGCATGACATAGTAGTGAGTTTTGAGTTTAAAGTGGCAGCTTTCTTGGCAAATTGGTccaattatttttctctttcgaTTTTTTATCTATGGTTATTGAATGAAACTGCTGCATTCACTTGACTGATAGAGAATTTCAAGAGTAcgcaaaatgaaaaagaaataatagatATGGGGTTCTCCTGTATCAAAATAACTTGTTCTGTGCTGAGTTACTTCTTGAgctaaataaattacaaagcACTTGAACTATGGTCACTCCATTGACATGCATGCTCAATTGTTTGTGCAGGGAAAAACACAAGGATTTGTGGCTGGTGTGGAATCATTATCAAGAATCAATTCGTATGTATTGCTAACAATTTAAATTGTTGTTTCAGCATGGTTCTTATCTAGCAGTGCTCCTTTCAACTGCAAAGGTTTCAGTATTATATGCGCATCTATATGCATGGTAAGCACATACCcttccccttctctctctctctctctcaactaaCTCTGAATCTTAATCTCCTCAGATGATTTCTTTATGTTTTGCTTGCTTGCTT
This genomic stretch from Quercus robur chromosome 4, dhQueRobu3.1, whole genome shotgun sequence harbors:
- the LOC126722094 gene encoding uncharacterized protein LOC126722094, with protein sequence MLLKRIRGQQLLVSIALLIFCPVYMQLFLVETVKLAPKRDQDSACLTTPIKIIQKRYKSMKDAATIVMSSPTLRGISLVSFFFELGKFGINFVLMYYLKAAFGFDKNEFSEILMLMGFGSIISQMLVLPLINPLVGEKVILCIGMLASIAYALFNGLAWAPWAILNFIVSIPPFGVIKSIMC